Below is a genomic region from Pseudomonas berkeleyensis.
GCTACCACCAATGGGGGTGTCGTTCGCTGGCGGCGCCCCTTGAAGTCCTGGCACGCAGTGAAGATGGCGTGATCGAGGCCTTCTTTCATCCGCAGCTGCCGCTGCTGGGCGTGATGTGGCACCCCGAGCGGGAAGCGCCCTTCGCCGAGCTGGACGGCCTGCTCCTGAATCGCTGTCTGAACAAGGAATGAGCTTTCCATGACACGTGCCATCATCCTCGCTGCCGGGCGCGGCAGCCGCATGGGCGAGCTGACCGCCGAACAGCCCAAGTGCTTCGCTCGCCTGCACGGTCGTCGTCTGCTGGACTGGCAACTGCAGGCGCTGCGTGGAGCCGGTATCGAGCGCCTGGCCCTGGTGCGGGGGTATCGCGGCGAGTGCTTTGACGAGCCGCTGACCTACTTCGAAAACCCCCGTTGGCAACAGAGCAACATGGTGCGCACCCTGCTGGCCGCAGATGCCTGGCTGTCAGCGGAGGCCTGCATCGTCAGCTATAGCGACATCTTCTACAGTGCCGCCACCGTGGCGACCCTGAGCCGGGTCGAGGCCGACCTGGCGATTGCCTATGACCCGCACTGGCATGCGCTGTGGTCACAACGTTTCGCCGACCCGCTGGCCGATGCCGAGAGTTTCCGTCTGGATGCCAGCGGTAATCTGGCAACCATTGGCGAGCGTTGTCAGAGTGTCGCTGAGATCGAGGGACAGTACATGGGCCTGCTCAAGTTCACCCCGTCCGGCTGGGCACAGGTGCGCGAGTTGTTGCTGCAGCGAGGCG
It encodes:
- a CDS encoding phosphocholine cytidylyltransferase family protein, which encodes MTRAIILAAGRGSRMGELTAEQPKCFARLHGRRLLDWQLQALRGAGIERLALVRGYRGECFDEPLTYFENPRWQQSNMVRTLLAADAWLSAEACIVSYSDIFYSAATVATLSRVEADLAIAYDPHWHALWSQRFADPLADAESFRLDASGNLATIGERCQSVAEIEGQYMGLLKFTPSGWAQVRELLLQRGDEAIDRLDMTSLLRLMLQAGLPIAVSPVQGPWGEVDAADDLALYHRLFTPEALHA